The proteins below are encoded in one region of Aspergillus nidulans FGSC A4 chromosome III:
- a CDS encoding putative mitochondrial carrier protein (transcript_id=CADANIAT00006106) — protein MTDNKHSEHAPFVPPSQPSPAIMPSGNSWTMDESTRNRLLKKYKTQVASGTSTVCATLAVTPLENVKTRMQTVSDTSGGPKDPVALLLANGLGPFELAKNVVQTSVLVSNRAQASPNAVRDPSLRHKPRLGTIEAIRQIIQRYGFKGLYTGFGLHAMRDTVGSGLYFAVYETVKQVAARELGPDKSPFGAPMIAGAICSTVPWFCTYPLDTRKTRAQSVLLGKSKEVGEASAAVARSSMYKGLSIILIRTGVNNMILLSIFEYIKMRINELDR, from the exons ATGACTGACAACAAACACTCGGAACATGCGCCCTTTGTCCCACCCTCACAACCATCACCTGCGATAATGCCGTCGGGAAACAGCTGGACTATGGATGAATCTACTCGCAACAGACTGCTCAAGAAGTACAAAACTCAGGTGGCCTCCGGCACTTCCACGGTCTGCGCTACTTTAGCTGTG ACTCCTCTTGAAAATGTTAAAACTCGCATGCAAAC TGTATCCGATACCTCTGGCGGACCGAAGGACCCCGTGGCTTTGTTGCTG GCTAATGGTCTAGGTCCGTTTGAACTGGCCAAAAATGTGGTCCAGACCTCTGTTCTCGTATCGAACCGCGCCCAAGCATCCCCGAATGCCGTGAGAGATCCCTCGTTGCGCCACAAGCCGCGTCTCGGGACCATTGAGGCGATCCGGCAAATCATACAGCGGTATGGATTTAAAGGCCTGTATACTGGATTCGGCCTCCATGCAATGCGCGACACAGTTGGATCTGGCCTGTACTTTGCAGTCTATGAGACAGTCAAGCAGGTTGCTGCCAGAGAGCTGGGACCGGACAAGTCTCCGTTCGGTGCCCCCATGATTGCTGGAGCAATCTGCAGTACTGTGCCGTGGTTCTGC ACTTACCCCCTCGATACTCGCAAAACGCGCGCGCAAAGTGTGCTTTTAGGCAAATCGAAGGAAGTCGGCGAGGCTTCCGCTGCGGTGGCACGATCAAGCATGTATAAGGGTCTGTCGATTATTCTGATCCGCACTGGAGTAAATAACATGATTCTGCTCAGCATCTTCGAATATATTAAGATGCGCATCAACGAGCTAGACCGATGA
- a CDS encoding protein palA (transcript_id=CADANIAT00006107), producing the protein MASNILQIPFRRSHTVSLSTALTQYISTKYDQRPDMFADDLLIIDRLRNEAINVQEPHVSGISRLVTYAAQLKWLGGKFPVDVGVEFPWYPAFGFNTSRPVSQDNIRFELANVIFNLAALYSQLAFAVNRTTTDGLKQACNYFCQAAGILAHLRTDIVPDMRSAPPEDMDEMTLRSLEELLLAQAQECFWQKAVMDGLKDASIARLAGQVSDFYGDACDHAVKSNAISPEWIHHMTAKQHHFAAAAQYRQSLDCLEKRKYGEEVARLRDAVACVNEALKESRWINRTVLGDLQGLKNRVTEDLKRAEKDNDMIYLNPVPPKSELKLIDRACMVAAKAPSQVTDAISMLGEKGPLGQPLFSKLVPYAVHIAASIYSDRRDRLVNERIIGELENMTDKLRDLLSSLNLPGSLQALEKPLGLPPSLVAHAEEMRQQDGLNRLRKSLLDIAKVKSNDRAVYTEGVELLAAEKAEDDASRRKFGTDRWTREASEAAAPKLYTTAREIDGYFTSAQSSDNLVEQKLHDSEAVFRVLTGTNRDLEAFVPSSRRATIPPEVEREVSRLRSCISEVNRLESRRKRKAQAVKDKARADDISSALVREAARLEREFPMQAIQASQFEDLFESRLRDYDVDLDMVAQEMHDQDQIVAQVRDANRAFTRAHTGDASTKEREKALQELENGYLKYKEIISNIEVGRKFYNDLAKIVGRFRDDVKAFVHKRRMEASQLEQDISSVAAMASLNISPIRQPPQQTVVSAPVSVSAAASVPAPTHFNPVKPQPQPPSQAIPPQSQPQPQPQPLRTPLTAPQPTRSVPQVTPGMWSPEMGIRFGPGGTTAQQSQQTWDPSKGMKFS; encoded by the exons ATGGCCTC aaatatCCTCCAGATTCCCTTCCGCCGCTCGCACACTGTCTCCCTCTCGACCGCCTTGACCCAATACATTTCCACCAAATATGACCAGCGCCCTGACATGTTTGCAGATGACTTGCTCATTATCGATCGGTTACGAAATGAGGCCATAAACGTGCAGGAACCACATGTCAGCGGAATCAGCCGGCTGGTTACTTACGCCGCGCAACTGAAATGGCTTGGGGGAAAGTTTCCAGTTGAT GTCGGGGTCGAGTTCCCCTGGTATCCTGCTTTTGGGTTCAACACAAGTCGGCCAG TCTCACAGGATAACATCCGCTTCGAGCTGGCAAACgtcatcttcaacctcgccGCACTCTACTCCCAGCTCGCCTTCGCCGTAAACCGCACAACAACCGACGGTCTCAAGCAAGCATGCAACTATTTCTGCCAGGCAGCCGGTATCCTAGCACACCTCCGAACAGACATCGTCCCTGACATGCGCTCCGCCCCGCCGGAAGACATGGACGAGATGACCCTCCGAAGCCTGGAAGAGCTGCTCCTCGCACAAGCTCAGGAATGTTTCTGGCAGAAGGCCGTGATGGATGGGCTAAAGGATGCATCAATTGCACGACTCGCGGGCCAAGTGTCGGACTTTTATGGCGATGCGTGCGATCACGCCGTCAAGTCGAATGCGATCAGCCCCGAATGGATCCACCATATGACGGCGAAACAGCATCAttttgcagctgcagcgcagTATCGCCAGTCGCTGGATTGCCTGGAGAAGCGCAAGTATGGAGAGGAGGTGGCACGGTTACGGGACGCTGTGGCTTGTGTGAATGAAGCGCTCAAAGAGAGCCGGTGGATCAATCGCACGGTGCTGGGTGATTTGCAGGGGTTAAAGAATAGAGTAACGGAGGATTTGAAGCGCGCCGAGAAGGACAACGATATGATTTATCTCAACCCCGTGCCGCCCAAGTCGGAGCTCAAGCTTATTGATCGGGCGTGTATGGTTGCGGCTAAGGCGCCGTCGCAGGTCACGGACGCAATCTCGATGCTGGGGGAAAAAGGGCCGTTGGGACAGCCGCTCTTTTCGAAGCTCGTCCCGTATGCCGTGCACATTGCGGCGAGCATTTACTCGGACAGGAGAGACCGTCTTGTCAATGAGCGGATTATCGGCGAATTGGAGAACATGACGGACAAGCTACGCGA TCTACTATCATCGCTCAATCTCCCCGGCTCGCTGCAAGCCCTTGAGAAGCCCCTGGGCCTGCCGCCATCACTGGTCGCCCATGCCGAAGAAATGCGTCAACAAGACGGCCTCAACCGCCTCCGCAAGTCCCTTCTCGACATCGCCAAAGTCAAATCCAACGACCGCGCCGTCTATACCGAAGGCGTGGAACTCCTCGCCGCTGAAAAAGCTGAGGACGACGCTTCGCGCCGGAAATTTGGCACCGACCGCTGGACGCGCGAGGCCTCTGAAGCCGCCGCTCCTAAACTCTACACCACCGCCCGGGAAATCGACGGCTACTTCACCTCAGCGCAGAGCAGTGACAACCTGGTTGAGCAGAAACTGCACGACTCGGAAGCTGTCTTTCGCGTTTTGACCGGCACGAATCGCGACCTTGAGGCTTTTGTCCCAAGTAGTCGACGCGCAACGATACCGCCTGAAGTCGAACGCGAGGTGAGTCGGCTCCGCAGCTGCATCAGCGAAGTAAATCGACTCGAAAGCCGGCGAAAGCGCAAGGCTCAGGCCGTCAAGGACAAAGCGCGCGCGGACGACATCAGTTCTGCACTTGTccgcgaggcagcacgttTAGAGCGCGAGTTCCCAATGCAGGCTATCCAGGCTAGTCAATTCGAGGACCTCTTTGAATCACGACTGCGCGATTACGACGTCGATCTAGATATGGTTGCGCAGGAGATGCACGATCAGGATCAGATCGTCGCGCAGGTGCGGGACGCGAATCGTGCGTTTACGCGCGCCCATACGGGTGATGCTTCTACAAAGGAGCGTGAGAAGGcgctccaggagctggagaacGGGTACCTGAAGTATAAGGAGATCATTTCAAATATCGAAGTCGGACGGAAGTTCTATAATGATCTCGCGAAGATCGTGGGGCGGTTCAGGGATGATGTCAAGGCGTTTGTGCATAAGAGGCGTATGGAGGCTAGTCAGCTTGAGCA GGACATATCCAGCGTCGCCGCAATGGCATCCCTGAATATCTCGCCTATCAGGCAACCACCCCAGCAAACGGTAGTTTCAGCCCCAGTTTCAGTCTCTGCCGCGGCGTCAGTTCCAGCGCCGACACATTTTAATCCAGTCAAACCCCAACCTCAACCTCCGTCGCAGGCAATCCCACCACAGTCACAACCACAACCGCAACCGCAACCCCTGCGGACACCTCTAACAGCGCCCCAGCCAACACGCAGCGTTCCGCAAGTGACGCCAGGGATGTGGTCCCCTGAAATGGGAATACGCTTTGGGCCGGGGGGTACGACGGCCCAGCAGTCTCAGCAAACGTGGGATCCGTCGAAGGGGATGAAGTTCTCATGA
- a CDS encoding transcription factor domain-containing protein (transcript_id=CADANIAT00006108) has protein sequence MSRPTVSIDRLTPRRVTAEPRESMNCKSCRKRKIKCNRLRPSCEACKVFQCPCIYDAVPKKRGPKTDVLEALLKRVDGLEKRLQDDGTHPLSPASPVKPDLPLPSSTSISHPASHSHAAHSHPPPHPQSHPAAFPLAPPAAYAHGHPHGHSQGHGHPPPGRVPDAMLDAYFARLHGKPFFILDETSTRQKHSSGQLPAPLSMAVYALTLRYTTVNPPPGSLEYARQARRMIDIDQPSIENLQTLLLLCQTFYAYGCGKKAYMTLGNAVSMVLALDLYREPPASHPSLSPERETRRRLFWSVYVLDRFLTCGSKRPCLIADHSILVRLPASHPSGQDPGDIFNPVGPNIPYSSDRRKTASSGAGSGACSSLLVDISRILGVTHRYLAAGGVKGDSHFPWHALSNLSKIRQELDLWAAGTHDLFASIEALFGHPESTLLLLSKLIYHLVHCLLYRPFLPIDLAELRGTGQHQSWQIEATTLCFSHANAIAELVELARHAPRIEWPDLVAYCLTVAGTVHIHGVHYNGRREGEVFASSPDFLNREMSQLDWLGGFWSGVRHHRDLLRTLEVCHAELVRSLAARPVRFAPVFHLEDFLDRYPGLSLGGGPGVDGSHVRLVDEDQIDLDPQLLYASTSVPTAGPTPILPSQPNGIHHTHARHLSTSSASASHSLSFTSSTWPEIPTDPELLNQSPASGSVGPNASTFFSPTLGSTTHYSHLTSHSQPQTYLQSQIQYATFPFESTPVPVPVPVESPSATSQSQPSSATAGPGSSGNGNGNEEKDPFLSLLEQIAENEHNPGGPSELDFFLEGLETDAGAGANAGTGAAAATRSSSSSLLSAVLKESRSLPRQIDTDPTTPTPDLPSPAQKRLLQFVRDVQRHLSQEYKVGYDGLRAAMNTDGGLFGDKLGTGYNARASGYCEQRDMGPLIDIDVDTRRNITGTGTTNSEVEDIFTPEVNSSLATAAASGSGSTRQRRRSSVSGAQKHLYNLLSFVSFLTKESLLLRPGAGERVAVEMIVETLEHPDPGNALKGHELWFGRAHHSVFGLGSGVVSSSGWRANETTVTAISLWLIIMGEELYARAQASVQTAKSNAKSASLIDLDDGPGSENGEGGEETWPQLSEIVIREWETWTTRLQFLSLRQDLEIQAREQAAEAAAVMRRVYY, from the exons ATGTCGCGTCCAACGGTCAGCATCGACCGGCTGACGCCGCGCCGAGTCACAGCTGAACCCCGCGAGTCTATGAACTGCAAGTCCTGCAGGAAACGAAAG ATCAAATGTAACCGGCTCCGTCCCAGCTGCGAAGCATGCAAGGTCTTCCAATGCCCCTGCATTTACG ACGCGGTCCCTAAAAAACGAGGCCCTAAAACAGACGTCTTGGAAGCGCTGCTCAAACGGGTCGACGGGCTGGAGAAACGGCTCCAGGATGATGGAACACATCCGCTCTCGCCTGCTTCGCCAGTGAAGCCAGATCTCCCGCTTCCTTCAAGTACTTCTATCTCACATCCTGCTTCGCATTCGCATGCTGCGCACTCCCATCCGCCTCCACACCCCCAATCCCACCCAGCGGCGTTCCCGCTCGCGCCTCCTGCGGCGTATGCCCATGGGCATCCCCATGGGCACTCGCAGGGCCACGGCCATCCTCCGCCCGGTCGCGTTCCGGATGCAATGCTGGACGCGTACTTTGCACGACTGCACGGGAAACCGTTCTTTATCTTGGACGAGACGTCGACAAGGCAGAAGCATTCAAGCGGGCAGTTGCCGGCTCCTTTGTCGATGGCTGTTTATGCACTGACGTTGCG GTATACGACCGTGAATCCGCCTCCAGGGAGTCTGGAGTATGCCCGGCAGGCCCGGCGCATGATCGATATTGATCAGCCCTCGATCGAGAATCTTCAGACACTTCTGCTTCTATGTCAGACTTTCTACGCGTATGGATGTGGGAAGAAGGCGTATATGACGTTAG GAAACGCGGTTTCAATGGTCCTGGCCTTGGATCTCTACCGCGAACCGCCAGCCTCGCATCCCTCCCTCAGCCCAGAGCGCGAGACCCGCCGCCGCCTTTTCTGGTCCGTCTACGTATTGGACCGGTTCCTGACCTGCGGCTCGAAACGTCCCTGCCTCATTGCCGACCATTCCATCCTCGTTCGTCTCCCAGCGTCTCATCCCTCAGGTCAGGACCCGGGCGACATCTTCAACCCTGTCGGCCCCAACATCCCGTACTCCTCAGACCGCCGCAAAACAGCCAGTTCCGGTGCAGGTTCGGGAGCATGCTCCTCCCTTCTCGTCGACATCTCGCGCATTCTCGGCGTAACGCACCGCTACCTCGCAGCCGGTGGCGTCAAAGGCGACTCGCATTTCCCTTGGCACGCGCTCTCCAACCTTTCCAAGATCCGTCAAGAACTCGATCTCTGGGCCGCCGGCACTCACGATCTCTTCGCTTCGATTGAGGCCCTCTTCGGCCACCCCGAGAGCACACTCTTGCTCCTATCAAAACTCATCTACCATCTCGTTCACTGCCTCCTCTACCGCCCTTTCCTTCCCATCGACCTCGCTGAGCTCCGCGGCACAGGCCAGCACCAGAGTTGGCAAATCGAGGCGACCACCCTCTGCTTCAGCCACGCAAACGCCATCGCCGAGCTCGTTGAGCTCGCGCGTCACGCACCGCGCATCGAGTGGCCCGATCTGGTGGCGTACTGCCTCACTGTCGCAGGGACAGTTCATATCCACGGTGTTCATTATAATGGCCGTCGCGAGGGCGAGGTTTTTGCGTCCTCGCCGGACTTTTTGAATCGTGAAATGAGCCAGCTAGACTGGTTAGGCGGGTTTTGGTCTGGTGTCCGCCACCATCGGGATCTGTTGCGGACGCTGGAGGTTTGTCATGCAGAGCTTGTACGGTCGTTGGCGGCAAGGCCGGTGCGCTTTGCGCCAGTTTTCCATCTCGAGGACTTTCTGGATAGGTATCCGGGTCTCAGTCTTGGTGGTGGACCTGGCGTTGATGGGAGTCATGTGCggcttgttgatgaggacCA AATCGACCTTGACCCGCAACTCCTCTACGCATCGACATCGGTGCCAACAGCAGGACCTACACCAATCCTCCCCTCTCAACCGAACGGCATCCATCATACACACGCCCGCCACCTGTCcacctcttcagcctcagcttcACATTCCCTCTCCTTCACTTCCTCCACCTGGCCCGAGATTCCCACAGATCCCGAACTCCTCAACCAGTCTCCTGCAAGCGGATCCGTCGGTCCAAACGcatcaaccttcttctcgccgacCCTCGGCAGCACAACGCACTACTCCCACCTCACTTCGCACTCCCAACCCCAAACATACCTACAATCTCAAATACAATACGCAACATTCCCCTTCGAATCCACGCCAGTGCCTGTCCCTGTTCCTGTCGAGTCTCCGTCAGCAACGTCGCAATCGCAGCCGTCGTCTGCGACAGCAGGGCCGGGCTCAAGCGGAAATGGAAACGGAAATGAGGAGAAAGACCCTTTTCTGAGTCTTCTTGAGCAGATTGCTGAAAACGAACATAATCCCGGCGGGCCGAGTGAGCTAGATTTCTTTCTCGAGGGGTTGGAGACGgatgctggagctggggcgAATGCGGGCACGGGTGCTGCTGcag CGACAcggtcctcctcgtcgtcccTCCTTTCCGCTGTCCTGAAAGAAAGCAGATCTCTTCCGCGCCAAATCGATACCGATCCCACGACACCAACTCCTGATTTGCCGAGCCCAGCGCAGAAGAGGTTACTCCAGTTTGTCCGGGATGTACAGAGGCATCTTAGTCAGGAATACAAAGTTGGCTATGACGGGTTGAGAGCGGCGATGAATACGGATgggggcttgtttggggatAAGCTTGGAACTGGGTATAACGCTCGTGCTTCTGGATACTGTGAACAGCGAGATATGGGCCCactcatcgatatcgacgtCGACACGCGTAGGAATATAACGGGAACAGGAACTACCAATAGCGAAGTGGAGGACATATTTACACCGGAGGTCAACTCATCTTTAGCTacagctgcagcttcaggCTCGGGTTCCaccaggcaaagaaggcgCAGCAGCGTCAGCGGCGCCCAGAAACACCTTTACAACCTTCTCTCCTTTGTCTCCTTCCTGACAAAAGAGTCCCTCCTCTTACGACCGGGTGCTGGCGAGCGCGTGGCCGTCGAAATGATCGTCGAGACGTTGGAGCACCCGGATCCGGGGAATGCGCTGAAAGGGCATGAGCTTTGGTTTGGGAGGGCGCATCATTCTGTCTTTGGGCTTGGCTCTGGTGTTGTAAGTAGCAGTGGATGGAGAGCGAATGAAACGACCGTGACAGCAATTTCGCTGTGGCTAATCATCATGGGCGAGGAATTATATGCTCGCGCACAAGCCAGCGTTCAAACTGCGAAGTCTAACGCGAAGTCGGCTTCCTTGATAGATTTGGATGACGGACCTGGGTCTGAAAATGGTGAAGGCGGGGAAGAGACTTGGCCGCAGCTGAGCGAGATAGTGATTCGGGAGTGGGAGACGTGGACGACAAGGTTGCAGTTTCTCTCTCTGAGACAGGATCTGGAAATTCAGGCGCGGGAGCAGGCGGCTGAGGCGGCTGCTGTCATGAGGAGGGTTTACTATTGA
- a CDS encoding uncharacterized protein (transcript_id=CADANIAT00006109) → MQTAVHHQPVATTLRADSPVSVASTSLKGTSASAALPFPQALPQEPSRTVVAVYGPGQDAIVQVVADILGKPWTTETSLSTLGRGSSAVVVGIRATDLPGSLDGCDKSACMLVNLHCVDDGSFPEEGLTELCDYEFLYSLRSPFFRRDLTRFLSLILGQTRPHEDLKTKNRTNFISTTFPDVHAALPNLDILSVGSDAVEIRVDLLVDPDPLPQDQGYPGIPSLRYVGQQLMLLRQHTELPIIFTTRCTKENGKFPMDNPALFYRYLRRAIQWGVEYIDVELWLPEDIRRKLAEVKGNSVIMSAFHDFSGEWKWTSPEAPRIFEESAKYADIVKMIAMVDSVEANYELEYFRSTIKQTHGTYPLLSAVNMGQLGQLSRALNTVFSPITHPLLPMIAAPGQLTAAEINEALHIMGQLPKRDLYAIGSFRATPQSMFMEKCFNELSLPHTLTSMDRGPAGSLERVFSQPSFGGAALHPPLSSTSHLPAISDAARAIGLVDTIVVTSPGSLVGENATWKGIRATLTRDYVPSAYRGRAAIILAGSESEASASIFALRSLGVGAIYTVGFRATGPLAEGLEPFTSIQSVKLVEQPFVIVSALPPEKSLLVQPLLRHYRSTGRASPPSTRGKVYLDLTRGERTGDPVSVAERSGWTAYGIEDVNAWTTVEMLRLLVGQNVPFDFVRMASYSLV, encoded by the coding sequence ATGCAAACCGCCGTCCACCATCAACCTGTGGCTACCACCCTCAGAGCCGATTCACCGGTTTCCGTGGCCTCGACTAGTCTTAAGGGGACTTCAGCGTCCGCTgctcttccctttcctcaGGCGCTTCCGCAGGAGCCATCTCGGACGGTCGTCGCTGTATACGGACCCGGGCAGGATGCCATCGTGCAGGTGGTTGCGGATATCTTGGGAAAGCCATGGACGACAGAGACGTCGCTGTCCACATTAGGGCGGGGAAGTAGTGCGGTTGTTGTTGGGATCCGGGCCACGGATCTCCCGGGAAGTCTGGACGGGTGCGACAAGTCGGCATGCATGCTGGTCAATCTCCACTGTGTGGATGACGGGTCCTTCCCTGAGGAAGGGCTGACGGAACTGTGCGACTACGAGTTCTTATATTCGTTGCGGAGTCCATTCTTTCGCCGGGACCTTACGCGGTTCCTCTCATTAATTCTGGGACAGACCCGGCCACATGAGGAtctgaagacgaagaaccGAACGAATTTTATCTCTACCACGTTCCCCGATGTACATGCGGCGCTGCCGAACTTGGATATTCTCTCGGTGGGCTCTGATGCCGTTGAGATCCGCGTGGATTTGCTGGTAGACCCTGACCCGCTGCCTCAGGATCAGGGGTATCCCGGGATACCGAGCTTGCGATATGTCGGGCAGCAGTTGATGCTGTTGCGGCAGCATACAGAATTGCCGATTATATTTACGACACGATGCACGAAAGAGAATGGAAAGTTTCCTATGGATAACCCTGCGCTATTCTACCGGTATCTCCGGAGGGCGATTCAATGGGGTGTAGAGTATATCGACGTGGAACTGTGGCTGCCAGAGGATATTCGGCGCAAGCTGGCAGAAGTCAAAGGAAACAGCGTGATCATGTCGGCTTTCCACGACTTTTCAGGCGAGTGGAAGTGGACCTCGCCCGAGGCACCGCGGATCTTTGAAGAAAGCGCCAAGTACGCGGACATTGTCAAGATGATCGCGATGGTGGATAGCGTGGAGGCAAACTATGAGCTTGAGTACTTTCGCTCCACGATTAAGCAGACGCATGGGACATATCCGCTGTTATCGGCCGTCAATATGGGCCAGCTAGGACAGCTATCGCGTGCACTAAACACGGTGTTCTCGCCTATTACACATCCGCTGCTTCCTATGATTGCAGCGCCGGGCCAGTTGACCGCAGCGGAGATTAATGAAGCGCTGCATATCATGGGCCAGCTGCCGAAGCGGGATTTGTACGCGATCGGCTCGTTCCGAGCGACGCCCCAGTCGATGTTCATGGAGAAGTGCTTCAACGAGCTTAGCCTACCGCACACTTTGACCTCTATGGACCGCGGGCCCGCCGGCTCGCTCGAACGGGTATTCTCACAGCCCAGTTTCGGCGGCGCGGCATTACACCCACCACTGAGCAGCACGTCACATCTCCCCGCCATCAGCGACGCAGCCCGCGCAATCGGTCTGGTAGACACGATTGTGGTTACGAGCCCAGGATCCCTGGTCGGCGAAAACGCCACGTGGAAAGGCATCCGCGCGACCCTGACCCGCGACTACGTCCCATCGGCATACCGCGGCCGAGCGGCCATTATTCTGGCCGGCTCCGAAAGCGAAGCGTCAGCGAGCATTTTCGCCCTACGCAGTCTCGGCGTGGGCGCCATCTATACCGTCGGCTTCCGGGCAACAGGGCCGCTGGCCGAGGGTCTCGAGCCGTTTACGTCGATCCAGTCTGTGAAGCTAGTAGAACAGCCGTTTGTGATAGTTTCGGCACTGCCGCCCGAGAAATCGCTCCTTgtgcagccgctgctgcgtCACTACCGGAGTACGGGCCGGGCGTCGCCGCCGTCCACTAGGGGGAAAGTGTACCTCGATCTTACCAGGGGCGAGCGCACCGGCGATCCAGTGAGCGTCGCCGAGCGGTCTGGATGGACCGCGTATGGGATTGAGGATGTGAATGCGTGGACGACCGTCGagatgctgcggctgctggtCGGACAGAATGTGCCGTTTGATTTTGTGCGGATGGCATCGTATAGTCTAGTTTAG
- a CDS encoding uncharacterized protein (transcript_id=CADANIAT00006110), with translation MRLMATAKSDGDWQQDTRRARGGAFLSPASRLSVVVVSGDAGQVWMERWIRGEPYNQHNTTYNGSVKRAAPSMD, from the exons atgagattgatggcAACGGCGAAGAGTGATGGAGACTGGCAGCAGGACACCAGGAGGGCACGGGGAGGGGCATTTCTCAGTCCCGCGAGTCGGCTCTCAGTAGTCGTAGTCAGTGGTGATGCTGGGCAGGTCTGGATGGAGAGATGGATCCGGGGAG AACCTTACAATCAACATAATACCACATACAACGGCTCTGTCAAGAG GGCAGCTCCTTCCATGGACTGA